The Anastrepha ludens isolate Willacy chromosome X, idAnaLude1.1, whole genome shotgun sequence genome includes a window with the following:
- the LOC128869892 gene encoding uncharacterized protein K02A2.6-like — MSHSTPSSLTISEVAEKCAQDEEISLALEYIKTDSWPSNSSSIFYPFRHELLAVGDMILRGSRIVMPKALRPKLLQLAHEGHPGESAMKRRIRAKVWWPLVDREVEAYVKTCWDCLLVSQSNNPEPMKRHAFTDGPWQCVAADLLGQLPNSDYIFVLIDYYSRYQEVKFLRRITSETIITVLNEIFCRLGIPKSIRADIGRQFVSGEFMKFCDDHNITLITTPPYWPQANGEVENMNRSLVKRLKRDPKLPSNVQCDPHGTTGTPPTELMFNRVIRDKIPGIQDITEVKLDPAARDLDIINKAKGKEAADKKRRAKICDIAPGDKIVLRNVVFPHKLTPTFNTLEYYIIENKGMRSS, encoded by the coding sequence ATGTCGCATTCAACGCCATCTTCCCTTACAATCTCCGAAGTCGCGGAAAAATGTGCCCAAGATGAAGAGATATCGCTAGCTCTTGAATACATCAAAACTGATTCTTGGCCAAGTAATTCGTCAAGTATTTTCTATCCGTTCCGACATGAACTATTGGCCGTAGGTGACATGATTCTTCGAGGATCTCGCATTGTCATGCCAAAAGCTCTCCGACCCAAGTTGTTGCAGCTAGCACACGAAGGACATCCCGGCGAATCAGCAATGAAAAGGAGAATAAGGGCCAAAGTTTGGTGGCCACTGGTCGATAGAGAAGTAGAGGCGTACGTAAAGACTTGCTGGGACTGTTTGTTAGTCTCACAATCGAACAACCCTGAGCCCATGAAAAGACATGCCTTCACAGATGGCCCTTGGCAGTGTGTGGCCGCAGATCTACTAGGCCAGCTGCCAAATAGTGACTATATATTCGTACTTATTGATTACTATTCTCGTTATCAGGAAGTCAAATTTTTGAGGAGAATTACATCGGAAACAATTATAACtgttttgaatgaaatattttgtcGATTGGGCATACCCAAATCCATTAGAGCGGACATTGGCAGGCAATTTGTCAGTGGCGAGTTTATGAAATTCTGTGACGACCATAATATTACATTGATTACAACTCCACCATATTGGCCACAAGCCAATGGAGAGGTGGAAAACATGAACCGTTCATTGGTAAAGCGCTTAAAAAGAGATCCAAAACTTCCTTCTAATGTACAATGTGACCCTCATGGTACCACCGGTACACCACCGACTGAGCTAATGTTCAACCGCGTCATTCGCGATAAAATACCTGGAATCCAAGACATTACAGAAGTCAAGCTAGATCCCGCGGCTAGAGATCTAGATATCATTAACAAAGCAAAAGGCAAAGAGGCAGCGGATAAGAAAAGAAGAGCAAAAATATGCGATATAGCACCAGGAGATAAGATTGTTCTACGTAATGTCGTTTTTCCCCACAAGCTTACACCGACTTTTAACACGCtcgaatattatattattgaaaACAAGGGAATGAGGTCATCATAG